A window of Persicobacter psychrovividus genomic DNA:
AAGTTTGACATTTTTATGCAAATTCTTGCATTGAACGTGCAAACAAGAAACCACCGGAATCATGCACCTTTGTAAGGTCGGAAGGCGGAAGTCACAAAATGAAACAGAGGATCATTTTTTCCCAATTCCCAATACTCATCCAAAAAATACATGAAGCATGAATCTATCTACAATCAAATTTAATAAGCTTTTGCGCGGTGGTTTCTTTCTGCTGACCGCCCTGTTACTGAGCGTGCCGGCCATGGCCCAGGAGGAAGCTGCGGAGTCGCAAGACAACGATGAAGAGCGAATTGCCAAAGAGCTGGCCAACCCGAACACTACGCTCGGAACTTTCGCCGTTCCCATAGATTTTATTCAATACAGCGGTACCCTCAATGGGGCCAATCAGCAGTTTGGTGTGGTGGCCAATTTTCAGCCGAGTCTCCCGATTCCGTTGTCGCCGGGACTTAACCTTTTCGTGCGTCCGCTTATTCCATTGGTGATCAGTCAGCCGGTTTATGGCGATGGAGGCTTCGAGCAAAAAGGGGTTAACCTTGGGAATATCAGTGCTGATATTGCCATCGGGAAAACCTGGTCGTCAAAAACGATTACCATTGCCGGGGTGTTTGGGGGCTTCCCTACGGCTACGGATGAGCAACTGCGTTCGAAATTCACCACCATGGGACCTGAGTTTATGGTCGCACAGATTTTCAAATGGGGGGTTGCCGGTGTGATGATCAACCACGCCTGGAGTTTGAATACCCTCGATCCTGTGGAAGCCACTCAGATGGGCATGCATTCGCCGCTGAATATGGGCTTGGCCATGAGCGCCGGAATGGGTAGCCCAATGTTGCCTGCCTCGATGAACGGCGAGCGGGCGAGCATCACTGCGGGTCAGTATTTCTACACGGTAAACCTGAAAAATGGATGGCAAATTCAGGGGCAACCCACCTTTGCCTACAACCACAATGGAGCGAAGGGCAGCCGCCTGACCCTGCCGGTCGGAACGGGGGTCAACAAGGTAACACGCATTGGCAAGATGCCGATCCGACTGAGTGTGCAGTACTGGCACTATGTGGCCGCGCCGGAAGGTTTTGGCCCGAAAGGACAAATCAGATTCCAGATTGCACCAGTAATTCCATTGCCCTGGTAATTTAATTTCGAACATCTATCACGATCAATAATGTCAAATATTTTCAAACTTGCCCTGAGCTTATTGCTGCTGTTTGGTTTGCAGCAAAATGTGGCCGCGCAAAATAACTTCCACAACCTCAGGGGTTCCGAGGAAGACAGCGTGATGACGACCAACTTCCCTGGTGCATGGAAATTGCCCGGTACGGATATGTACATGAAATTTGGCGGGTATTTCCGTCTGGATGCCATTTACGACCTCACCGGGGCAGGAAGCCGGAATCAGTTGCTCATGGGGCAGATACCCGTACACGGAACGCCTGCAGCCAATGCCGGGCCGTTCTTCAATATGCACCTTCGTGAAACCCGTTTCAACTTTGATATCCGCAGGAAAACAAGCCTGGGCAAGGACCTGAAATTTTTCATGGAGTTTGATTTCTTCGATGAGTCTTTGCATGCCGGGGTGCCGCGTTTGCGTCATGCTTTTGTGAAATACGGCAACCTGCTGATCGGACAAACCTGGACCAACCTTTCGGATCTACGGGTTTTCCCTTTCATCATGGATTTCTCGGCAGGTGATGCCCTGTTCGGCGGACGGTCGATGCAGGTGCGCTACGAGCAGAATTTCTACAAAACCTGGCAGTATGGTGTGGCACTCGAAATGCCGAGCCTGGGTGGTATTTACAACCCCTATGAGCTCGCCGGAGAAACCATGCCGGTGATGCCACTGCTCTCTGCCCGCATTACCAACAACAAAAAAGATGGCAGCATGATGATGTTCGGCGGACAAATGCAGCAGGTCAGATGGTATGGTCTCAAAGAGGGACCCAACGCCACAGCGATAGGTTATGGGCTGGTTTTCAATGGCCGGCAGATGATCACGGACCGCCTTTTTGGTACCTGGCACGCGGCTTATAATAAAGGACTCACCAATCAGATTCTTATTTTCGGCGGAACGGATCAGGGGGCAGTACTGAACCCTGACGGTACTCTCGACACCGAAGAAGCCATTACTTTGGCCCTTGGTGGCGGATACAAAATCACGCAGAAAGTATCGGCAAATGTGGCGGTGGCCTACCTGAAAAGGGGCGAGCTTGCGGAACGTGAGGAGCCGACGCTGAACACCGGACTGATGGGGCACGCCAACCTGATCTGGAATATTGACAAGCAAACCACCACCGGTGTGGAATACGGATGGGGAAATGTGGCCAATCTGGACGGCGCCAAAGGACATGCCTCCCGCTGGCAGGTGATGATTAAATATGCCTTCTGATCAAATGTTAATGCGATCAGTTTGTTGCGAGATTAAGTCATGAGCAAGTCATGGAACCGGGTCATGATTAAGTCACGAGACGGAGTCTCGCGACAGATGATTCAATTTATGGAGGCGATAGTAAGTTTTATAGCTGCCCATTTGAAAAATTGAATAGCCTTTTTCAGGGCAATAAATAATAAAAAATCTGTTTGCCGATTTTATGCAAAAGCTTGAACTGAACATGCAAACAAACTACCAGAGAAAGCTTGCATATTTGTAAGGTCATCAGGGGATAACGACAATCGCTTATCTCCTGGGAATAAAAAAAATACATCGATCAAAACAATAAAAATATGAAAATCAAACATCTTCTTCTATCCGCCTTCGTGTTGCTGACCAGCGCCAAGGCATCTTTCGCCCAGGATGGCGAGCTGAAAAACTTCACTTCCATGCAGATGCAGGGCATTGAGCAGATTACCGTTGATGTTGATCTTGATGGAGCCGTGGACCGACTGTCGAAAGCCGTGCAGTTCAAGACCATCTCCAATCAGGACCGTGAGGATTTTGATACCCAGGCATTTGATGATTACCATGCATTTATCAAGGAATCTTATCCGAATGTGCACAAGCATCTGAAAAGGGAACTGCTCGGTAACCCGCGCCCTTACAGCTTGCTTTACACCTGGGAAGGCAGCGACCCAAGTCTGGAGCCGGCATTGTTTTACGCCCATCAGGATGTTGTTCCTGTGCCGGAAGACTCAAGGGATCAGTGGAAAGAAGACCCTTTCTCGGGTGCAGTGAAAGACGGCTATATCTGGGGACGTGGGGTGCTGGATGATAAAAACCAGATTCACGCCATTCTTGAGGCCGCAGAAATGAGATTGAAAGAAGGATGGCAGCCAACACGAACCATGTATTTTGTTTTCGGACAGGATGAAGAAGTGGGCGGAAATGAAGGCGCCAAACATATTGCTGATGTGCTGGAGCAGCGGGGCATCAAAAGATTTGCTTATGTAATGGATGAGTCTGCACCACTGACACCAGGAATTTTCCCGGGCATTAAAGACAATACGGCTTTGATCGGTATTGCTCAAAAAGGGTTTATCAGTCTTGAGCTGGAAATCAACGGTATCGGTGGGCACTCTTCTATGCCACCGGAAGAATCCAACATTGGTATTTTGGCCACAGCCATCACCAAGCTTGAGGAAGCACAGTTCCCTTACAAAATTCACCCTGCCGTACGTCACCAGTACCGTTATATGGGACCGGAACTTGATGAAAAGAAACAGCCACTTTATGCAGCGGTAGCTTTTGGGAAAGACGGTGAAGTAACGCCAATGGAAGAGGAGTTTATCGATGAAATGTCCAAAAATGAAGTTACAAGAGCGATGCTTCATACCACCATTGCCACCACAATGTTCAATGCCGGAATCAAAGACAACGTATTGCCGCCTACGGCCACTGCTGTGGTGAACTTCCGCCCGATGCCAGGCGACACCCCAGAGGTGATCATTGAACACATCAGAAAAGCCATCAAAGATGACCGCATCACCATCCGTGATATTTCGGCATCCACACCGGCAACAAACATTGCCGACCCTACCGGTAAAGGATATGAAGCCCTTGAAAAAACCATCCGTCAGATCTGGGGTAATGACTTGATCGTATCACCATTCTTTGTGGTCGGCGGATCAGACTCAAAACACTTCCAGGCCAAAGATTTTGCCCCTGATGTATATACCATCACGGCGATTCAGCTTGAATCAACCACCGAGTTCAAAGGTTTCCACGGTGTAAATGAGCGTATCCTTGTAGATGAATATGCCAAATCTATCGGCTTCTTCTACCAGATTTTCAACAACCTCGAAGTTTTGGAAAACCACCTCTAAACACCAGAAACAAAAAATCATAATCACCACACTACTTAAACAGTAGACACTTACCACACCCACGAAGGCCGCACCAATAGGTGTGGCCTTTTTTATGTCAGCATAAATACAAATGATGCTACCCTCAGGCCGGTCATATCAAGGGGAGAATCAGTCTATAATGTCAATCTAAAGCCCACGGAAACGGTCAAAAAATTTAGCCAGTTTTTCGTATAATCATTTTCATCCTCGTTAAGTGCGCCACCGCCCAGATACCGCACATTCAGATAAGTAGCCATCTGTTTATTGACCTGATACCCCATACGAGCATTGGCATCTAAAATCGATCCTATCGTTTTGTTATCGCTACCATTCAGGTAACTGATTGGGGCATACATCCCATCGGCTTCCAGTTCCAGAAAGTAATATTCTGCCCAGTCTTTCTCCAGCTTAAATTTTAGGGCGGGAACTGGTCCTATATTTCTGTTGCTTCGAAATAAAGTGCCATCTGCAGAGGCAAAATTAATAGTTGCATTTCTAATCTGTAAACTCGCCCCAATCCCAAAGCGAAGGT
This region includes:
- a CDS encoding DcaP family trimeric outer membrane transporter, which codes for MSNIFKLALSLLLLFGLQQNVAAQNNFHNLRGSEEDSVMTTNFPGAWKLPGTDMYMKFGGYFRLDAIYDLTGAGSRNQLLMGQIPVHGTPAANAGPFFNMHLRETRFNFDIRRKTSLGKDLKFFMEFDFFDESLHAGVPRLRHAFVKYGNLLIGQTWTNLSDLRVFPFIMDFSAGDALFGGRSMQVRYEQNFYKTWQYGVALEMPSLGGIYNPYELAGETMPVMPLLSARITNNKKDGSMMMFGGQMQQVRWYGLKEGPNATAIGYGLVFNGRQMITDRLFGTWHAAYNKGLTNQILIFGGTDQGAVLNPDGTLDTEEAITLALGGGYKITQKVSANVAVAYLKRGELAEREEPTLNTGLMGHANLIWNIDKQTTTGVEYGWGNVANLDGAKGHASRWQVMIKYAF
- a CDS encoding M20 family peptidase; this encodes MKIKHLLLSAFVLLTSAKASFAQDGELKNFTSMQMQGIEQITVDVDLDGAVDRLSKAVQFKTISNQDREDFDTQAFDDYHAFIKESYPNVHKHLKRELLGNPRPYSLLYTWEGSDPSLEPALFYAHQDVVPVPEDSRDQWKEDPFSGAVKDGYIWGRGVLDDKNQIHAILEAAEMRLKEGWQPTRTMYFVFGQDEEVGGNEGAKHIADVLEQRGIKRFAYVMDESAPLTPGIFPGIKDNTALIGIAQKGFISLELEINGIGGHSSMPPEESNIGILATAITKLEEAQFPYKIHPAVRHQYRYMGPELDEKKQPLYAAVAFGKDGEVTPMEEEFIDEMSKNEVTRAMLHTTIATTMFNAGIKDNVLPPTATAVVNFRPMPGDTPEVIIEHIRKAIKDDRITIRDISASTPATNIADPTGKGYEALEKTIRQIWGNDLIVSPFFVVGGSDSKHFQAKDFAPDVYTITAIQLESTTEFKGFHGVNERILVDEYAKSIGFFYQIFNNLEVLENHL